The Gopherus evgoodei ecotype Sinaloan lineage chromosome 4, rGopEvg1_v1.p, whole genome shotgun sequence nucleotide sequence atgataaaggCCTGGTCCTCACTACGCAGTTAAaacgatttaaacagtgttaaatcgatttaacgctgtacccgtccacactacaatgcactttaaatcgattttaagggctcttaaaatcgatttctgtactcctccccaacgagagtaatgctaaaatcgatattactatatcgatttagggttagtgtggacgcaaatcgatattattggcctcattcttttacagtagctacccacagtgcaccgctccagaaatcgatgctagcctaggaccatggacgcacaccgccgaattaatgtgccctagtgtggacgcataaaatcgactttataatatcggtattataaaaccggttttagttaattcaaaattatgctgtagtgtagacgtacaccTAGGCATTGCTCTCCCAGCTAGAGAATGTCAAAAGGTCACTCCCACAAGGCatgctggtgggggggagggtgaaagTTCTGGGGAGAGCTAATAATGACCAATCAAGTCACAGAGGaaaatgttttttggggggaagggctgCTTCTGTGTGAtgcctttcccttccctcccctcagtCCTACTGATTTTGCTCCTACCTTCCAGTTAGTGAAACTCTGCATGGGGGCAAGCCATTTACCTATATGAAGCCAGTTGCAGACCTGAGGACTTTCTCTTCTGCTGTCACAGGCAGTGGGATGGGATTAAGTGTGTTATGCTTTGGTGGgggaaatattattttttcttcccACATGACTTGAGGGCTGCTGAAAGGTGCCAACGTACTAGAACTACAGGCTAAAGACCCCAACAGGGGTAATATACGGCAGAGGCAGTGTGTGCTTCCCCTGGGCTCCTCTTAACAATAAACAGCTGTCCTGCCCTAGATGTCACAATACTAGGGGTGAGAGGGAAGATCACTCTCCACTACATCAGTCCTGTTGCCCTGGGAACTTCACTGAGAGCAGCCAAATTCTTGGTACACATGGGCCATTTCCTAACATTCCTCTGCTTTGTTTCCAGTGCGCAGATCTCCGCTCTGAGCTGGAGGCCCTGAGCGACGAGTACCGTTCCTGCATGACCAAGTTACGTCAGTGTCGAGACGAGCTCAATCAGTTCCAGAGCAAGCAGTCCAAAGTAGGAGTTCACTTTTACTGTGTCCAGTTACCTACTGCTAACATCCTGAGCAGTTTGATACCTTTGCAGGCAGCACGCTGGGGATGGGCTTGGGGGAAATTTGTTTCTCAGCTCTGTTCTACTCAGTTTCTTGTGCTGCATGCATCACTGCACCATCTGGGCCCcctccagtagtgcattaagcaacatgacgaCACATCCATCACATTGGTTTCTTCCTCTCCCCAGGAGCAGCAGATCCAtgggagtgtcttgttttgataGGATTTGTCTTTCTTTTAAATACACATTGCTacatgtttatgttagagaaaacaaagtcaaagaaacacattgcacttggagcagaaggtggtgaggtttgtgaggTCATCTGGACAACGGAGGAAAGATAGCGCCTGTGTTTTTACACCagacattaaattaaaattttcctttttgtGTACTGATTCACTAAACACACTTAATTCTCTCTTTCAGAGACAATGTGGCCACTGGATCCCTCTCCTAATGGTGGTGATAGCGGCAGCCATGGCGGCTTTCTTAGCCAATTTTGTACCATGAGAATCCATCAGTTTCAATTACCTCAGCATAGCAACTGACTCAACTTTTTTCACTGTAATGTATAAAAATTTTGTAGGGtttttggggggatatttttgaGCTGGTCTCACTCCTCAACAAATTCACACTGGTCCAATAAATGCGGTGAGATCATTCCTCTTGCTTGGTTTAATTTTTAATTGAAGGTtgcattagaaaagattcagtttctgtgctgcagcagccatATGTTTTATTGCACAGTCACTTAAAAACTCCCACTGTGGGAGGAAAGAACTTAGTAGGAGACACAAAACCTTGCCCCTCCCTGCCTTTTCTGTCCGTCTAGACTGTCTCAGCTCTTGTCCAGCTCCTCATCAACTCCTAGCTGCTCATTGTAGcctcatcctctcccctccctgccaccctccAATCCATACAAAGCACTACAggttgctaatttttttttttttaattaagcgtAGGGAGAAAAATTGTGAAATGTCAATACCATGTTAATCCAAGTCAATGCTGGGTACTTACTGAAATTCCTTTTACAGCTGAGTTCTGTTGCTTTGACAACAGCACGTATCTTTAACGCACACATCTGTGCTGTGAGCACAAGCAGTCTATGGTAGATGGGTTACACTAGATAACATAGGCAATTAGtaacaatatttataaaattttacatgttcaaagcacagtACAAATATGGACCCCTTTTTAATCCTCATATTGTTTCTGAGAGgtaaatatccccattttacagctggggaaactgaggcacatatggGGAGAAATCACTTGCCCCAATGGACCCAGAGGAAAAAATGACATTAGAACTCATGGCTTCTTGACTCCTGTCACTGTGGTCATTCTTCTAATCAAACCGCCATTAGGAGCACCTGTTGATGGGGTAGGGCAGGGAATGGAATTGAATTACCACAGTTCTATTTGGAAGACAAAATGAGGTGGAGTTCAATTGTGCCATTTGAGTGAGGTTACTAGGCCCTGGTTCGCACTATGAACTGatgttggtataactatatcACTCAGGGTAGTGGAAAAtccccacccctgagcaacacagcaaTATTGAccaaactcctggtgtagacagtgttaTGTCGACAGAACAGCTTCTCCCGTCaccatagctaccgcctctcaggaaGGTGCAGTACCTAGGCTGAAGGGCgcagctctcccatcggcataggtcACATCTTCattaagcactacagcagtgttgtaagtgtagacaaaccctaggAGTTGAACATCCTACAACTGGGATCCATCCAGGAACTGCCTGCAACCCAGCTGTGGGTGCCTTAATCCACAAAGTGCACTTCCAGGAAAAGCAAGTGTTCAATATATCAGTGACAGGGCAAATACAAGTTCAGCATCTAATATGCTCACCCTTCACATCCAGTACTCTGGGCCCTAAATTCCAGGTGTGGGGGAGAGCTGTGGTTTCAAGATATTCTTGGGGGAACCTTTGTCCATAGGGCAGTGTTAAGTGTCCCGCTAGATTTCATGCGTGGCACCCCCCAAGCCTGTGATGAAAAGAAATGAAGAAACTAGATTTACAAAGCAACAGCGGCTAGAGAAACCACCTCCGTTGAGATACAGAGGTTTGCAAAGTCATTCTGCACACTAAATACATCCTTCAGATTTCCACTCCACGCATCCAGGGCCTCCTTCATGGCAAGATGCAGGTTCTCTGGGACACTAAAGGAATAAATTCGGACTCTGAGATCTTTACTTATCCTACAGCAAGAGGCCTGGACAGTAAAAACTCTCAGTGGGGTCAGAGACAAACAGTTGTCAAACCCCTGCTCAGAAGTGAAAGTATAGGAAGCTGGGTAGCCCAGGAGAACACCAAAGATGGTGCATAGATTCCAATCGGAAGAGAAGATCTCACTGGTAGTGACCGGCTGGGATGTGATATTTGGCAGTGTTTTAACATGAGCCAGTATTTCAGCAATGTGGCCTTTTATAGATTCCACATACTCTGGCTCACAGTGGCCAGGACATGTCCTAGAGGCTGAAACATCAATGAAGGGCACTTTGTTTGTGAGTAACAGCATTTCCAGCCACAGTGCCGTCTTCTCCAGGTTGAGTATCAGAACATTGTCTGCTATATTTAGAAGGTGCAGCCGATGCTTTGTCAGGCCAATGCCCTGGATCTGTAGAAGATAGTTCTCGATTTTGTCTACTCCAACTGAATTGTAATCGTACAGGAGAGCGGGTTTCAATCCAGAAGCTACAGCTAAGATCTCCCCAGCCAGGTGCAAGGAGGCAGCTGGAGATAAACTCTTCTTCCTTCCTGGTCTAAGGTTCTGCTGAGCTGCCGCAGTTAGCAACTGAGGGGACAGTGTTGCCATCTGCTCCCTAGTTTCAGGATTATTCTAGAACTGGCTGATCCAGAGTGAAATCTTGAATCACGGTTCTCTATACCTCCACAATCAACTTTTCTTTAGGCTTCTGCTGCCCTAAATCACTTCCTGAAAGATACTGAAATAAACAGTATTAGCATTTAAAAGGGATCCAATGTATTTGTAAGCTTCTGAAAGTTAAgattccctgccctcccccggCTTTAATTCCTGCAAAAGCAAATATATCCCAAAATCCTCACATTTTCACCCTTGGGTGCACAAACATCCATTAAATCCCCATTTatcctgcacaaggcagggacAAAATAAATTATGTCTATCTACATTATAACAAAGATTCTCTGGAATGTAATCCCATCCCTTCAAGCTCTAGAAGCAATTTACAGAGTCCACTCCAGGATTTGGGGGTTTAAAGACTGAAGAGAACAGATTGAATAATAGCACAAAGTTTAGGGCAACACGGATAATATACAGGCCCCTAAAACTGGAGGTCCCTAAACTGTGGTCCACGATCTGCAAAGCCCTTGCTGGTGGTGGCAGAAAGCCAGCTGGCCAGGCTCTCCTCCTGGTTCCAAGCTGAAACAAAGAATATAGGAGAGGAAATGAAATGAAAGACGGTTCTTCACTGGGATCACCACCGTGCAGAGCATTTAGCACCAGTATTTCAAAGTAGACTATTCTTAGCAACAGTTTGCACACAAATCCTCTCCCCCAGAGGTCCCTCCAGTTCAGAGCTGTGCACTGTCTGTGTGCACAAGGGGGGAGGAAATGCCTGATGAGAACAGCATTGTGTTGATCAGTTTCTCAAGTGTGCCCGTCCGCGCGGATACGCCCCACCGTGTGTGCATCGGCTTGCgtatggggcagaggaggagcgTGCAATCCTGCTGCAGGACCCCAGCCGAACCCAGGCTCCCTTGTGCACTGACCGGCTGGTGCTTTCCTTTCTCCACTGCGGGAAGCGAAGGGCAGGACTTAGGAGCCGATTAAGAGCTCAGGCTTCCGCTTCCCCTCACTTGCTGCTCCCTCATCACCTGACACAACAGTGGCCGGGCGAGTCCCGCCTGCTGTCTGCACTTAAAGAGACAGGCTGTGTTGCGGCTGCACACGGAAGCTCTCCATGGCCACTCCTGCAAGCTGCACCCCTTGCATATAGCTAAGCTAGCCCCAGAGCAGGCTACAGGACCGGGAGGTTTCCAAATATTGCAGATACAGCTACATCTTTGCTCTTGGGGACTGTGTGCAGATGCAAGTGAAACGCCACACTTAGAACACAAGTAAAAACACCTTTCCATGTTGCATTTGCAGAATCCTCTTTTGGCTGCTCCACTAACAAGGGTTGCATTGCATCAGAATCATATTCAGTGCCCATTTCAGAGACAAAAGCCAAGTACTGAACCAGCAGCGGCCAAAGCACCACGCAAACCTAGTGTCCAAACACCTTGTAGTGAAATTTTTCAGTCGAAAGATTGTCTAGGTAGAAGCATCAACTAGAGTGTCACAGAGGGAGAGCTGGACTATCCTATTTGGCAAGTCAAGAGGGTTCCACAAACCTCACCTCTCGGCCTGGCTTGCCCCCTCTCCTGCTAGGTATTTCCCAGTAGGTCAGAGAAGCCCATTTTCAGCATTAAATTGCTGCCTTCCACCCTACTACAGAGATAAGTTCCACAGATATAACATGCAGACAGCACCTGCTCCAGGCTCTTGGGAGGTTCACCCACTCAGCAGCTCAGAGGTCCATCCTGATACACCCCTTTAGCAAGAGGGGGCATATTGCTACCCAACCTTCCCCTCTAGCAGGTCCAGGGCATAACAAAGCCTCAGTGAGCCTGGTGCAAGAATAGGTTTGGGGCCCCTGCCCATCTCAGCTGACCCACCCCCAACCTGGCCCTCAGCAACCCTCACACCTCCTGCCTCTTTCCAGATGAGCTCCTTGCTGTTGTGGTGGCAGCAGTGAGAgtccagggcaggggctgttccAGGGACTGAAAACCTGACAGTGCCACCCAGACAAGCCCCAGGCTGCTAAGAGCCTGACCACAGCAACAATCTTACCCAGGAGATAGGGGTCAGACGACTTCCTCAGATACCTGGGCGGCAGCCTACCCTGGTCCCTGGGCAGCCCCACCAGCCTCATCTGCCACTGCCACCCTTTGGGGCAAGCACAGGTGATCCCAAAATCTACCACTCTAGGCACCCTCTGCTGCATAAGCCCCATAACTTTTGGACCCTGGCATGACTAGCACTACTGTAGCTAAACCACTGTAGCTGGCTTTTAAAAAGGTTAATTCATATCACATcaccccaccttcccctctggtagccTGCGATCCTGTAAACTGGAAGGCAAACTGTACCTCCACACCAGCTGATCTAAAGGCAGCTGAGTTCCCTTTCTTATACATCCTATTTTCAAGATGACAGAAGATTTACTATAGCACATGGTTATGAGGGTAGGTAAACCTCAAAACAGGTAGCAATTCAGAGTTTTATCCAGAGTTCCTGTTCTAAAAACCCTGAAGACCTGTCAACAGCTTAAGGTGGGAGCTTAGATACAATAGGTAGCCTAAAAGCTAAACCCTTGTAAACGTACCCAACACAGTATTATTTTGCAAACAAAAAGCACAGAGGCAACTAAAATCAAGAAGAAAATTTAAATGCATTTCCAAACCTCAAAGTATTTGGATCTACCATGGGATTGGTTCATGATTTGCCCCGATGGGGTTTGCCCATCTATTTCTTATGGCACATTTAGTGAAGTCATGCTCAATGTACTTTGAAATGCCAGTTTGTACATTAATAAATATACTGCTGTTTTGCCTGTAAGGTGTTGTGTATTCTGGAAGCATCCCACGGTTTTTATGGTGCTTAACTACATCAGTTTTCTTGGGTTACAGTAAGTCAGAAGGAAAGTACTGCTGTGTCAACCTCTAAGTCTACTAAAACTTATTGGAGGAAGTAAACAGGTACTCATTCACCCATGAGTATGGTACAGCAGGGATGTTATAAATCTCTCAGTAAAGGTTTGTGTAAATGTGTTATCGTTTGCTTCCGGATAGAAGGTGCTACGCTATGCGCCCTTTTTGCTAGGTATAGGGAAAGTAGAATCTTATTTTTTTGCAGCATGGTTATATGGTTagtctatttttaaaagtcaaCTGACAAATGCATCTCTTGCTTTACAAATCCAAATAAGTGTTTTGCTTATCTCTGTTAACTAAATAAGGAAAAAGGCTAAGTTCTATTTAAGTGGGTCCTTTTGATTTAGCAGTTTCTTTCCACATCTCTAGCAAGGGAAGCCTGTTAATTGAGATATTGCATATTAAACTAACTTTTAAACCTCCGCAAATGCATGCATAAGCAAGATAGCATGAAACTGTAGGGAACTGCCTGTCCCAAAAGCTATTTTCTAATAGCAAAACAAACTTGCGTTATCTTTCCATTCTTATCCGATTATCAGTTTGCATTAGGTAACTTAATGCCTTAGATTTTGGGTAACACACTCTCTGTGAAACATCAGTTATGGTTAAATTTCATGGACTTCATAATCACTAAAGCACCCTTCTCTTCAGTGCCCCCATGCAGCATCTTACCATCATTCTCTGCTTTAAAGGGGAAAAGGTGAATTGAACATGTTTAAAAGGGCAGACACAAAATACACTGATGGATAGAAAGCATGGCACCTGTCCTTTGTTAAACAGTGCAATATAACAATCTCATCATATTTACCTCCTGGGAGATGCACATATACAAAAACATACATTGtacattaaatatgaaaatgattACTTTTTAGCTTTACAAAAGGTATGATTTCTTCTTTTCTATTTTCTCGCCTTTTAAAATTCAGCTTTACTAAGTTAAAATCTAGGCAGAAGAACAATTTTACTTTCAGTTTTTCTGGTTTGTCAATGCTGTATTCATGCAACTGAGTAGCACTTGTTACTAGAAAATGGAGCTAAGGGCTCACGTCTAGCCTTTATGGGAACATTAGCACTGCCACATGCCCTAAGTGCATTTCCCTCACACAAATCCCATGATTACATCATATACTGACATTCAAGAA carries:
- the C4H1orf74 gene encoding UPF0739 protein C1orf74 homolog translates to MATLSPQLLTAAAQQNLRPGRKKSLSPAASLHLAGEILAVASGLKPALLYDYNSVGVDKIENYLLQIQGIGLTKHRLHLLNIADNVLILNLEKTALWLEMLLLTNKVPFIDVSASRTCPGHCEPEYVESIKGHIAEILAHVKTLPNITSQPVTTSEIFSSDWNLCTIFGVLLGYPASYTFTSEQGFDNCLSLTPLRVFTVQASCCRISKDLRVRIYSFSVPENLHLAMKEALDAWSGNLKDVFSVQNDFANLCISTEVVSLAAVAL